A genomic window from Diospyros lotus cultivar Yz01 chromosome 2, ASM1463336v1, whole genome shotgun sequence includes:
- the LOC127794724 gene encoding uncharacterized protein LOC127794724 has product MALNKSNIAAGDPLQIHASDHPGMILVSTPLTGLNYRSWSRGIQIALGAKNKLGFVNGEILILDENSEEFNLWKRYDYMVTSWLLNLISKDLVDAFIYTNNARQLWREIEERFGESNGALVYQLQRKISSVSQDNFFVSVYYTQLKRLWDELATVKPLPNCSCGASKAVSEFAEENKLMQFLMGLHDGYD; this is encoded by the coding sequence ATGGCTTTGAACAAATCTAATATTGCGGCAGGAGATCCGTTACAAATTCATGCCTCAGATCATCCAGGTATGATCTTAGTCTCTACTCCATTAACTGGTCTCAATTATAGATCGTGGAGTAGAGGAATACAAATTGCCCTAGGCGCTAAGAACAAGCTAGGGTTTGTAAATGGGGAAATTCTGATTCTGGATGAAAATAGCGAGGAGTTTAATCTCTGGAAGAGGTACGATTATATGGTTACCTCTTGGTTGTTAAATTTGATTTCTAAGGATCTTGTAGATGCCTTCATTTACACTAACAATGCTAGACAACTTTGGCGTGAGATAGAGGAGAGATTTGGGGAAAGTAATGGAGCACTTGTGTATCAACTCCAACGCAAGATAAGCTCTGTTAGTCaggataatttttttgtatctGTGTATTATACTCAACTCAAACGATTATGGGATGAATTGGCTACAGTAAAGCCTTTACCAAACTGCTCTTGTGGTGCCTCTAAGGCTGTATCTGAatttgctgaagaaaacaaGTTGATGCAATTCCTTATGGGGCTGCATGATGGTTATGATTAG